From Streptomyces sp. 6-11-2, one genomic window encodes:
- a CDS encoding GvpL/GvpF family gas vesicle protein, whose translation MSTYVYGITAATHPSLPEGMGGVGDPPRGIRILKAGELAAVVSDAPEGLRPKRRDLLAHQSVLSEAGAGGCVLPMRFGSVSPDDDTVTGVLTERAEHYKERLRALDGKVEYNVKGSHVEEAVLHRVMAENPEIRSLAEANRRSGGGGYEDKLRLGELVAAAVQAREADDAREIVHALEPRAAAVSDGPPSTGWLVNASFLVDRGSADEFLAAVEEARKDLPHLDLRVNGPLPPYSFVEPGPAEPASTTAGADAGAE comes from the coding sequence GTGAGCACGTACGTCTACGGGATCACGGCCGCCACGCACCCCTCGCTGCCGGAGGGCATGGGCGGTGTAGGCGATCCGCCGCGCGGGATACGCATCCTCAAGGCGGGCGAGCTGGCGGCGGTCGTCAGCGACGCGCCCGAGGGGCTGCGCCCCAAACGGCGGGACCTGCTCGCCCACCAGAGCGTGCTCAGCGAGGCCGGCGCGGGCGGCTGCGTGCTGCCGATGCGGTTCGGCAGTGTCTCCCCGGACGACGACACCGTCACCGGCGTGCTCACCGAGCGCGCCGAGCACTACAAGGAGCGCCTTCGGGCGCTGGACGGCAAGGTCGAGTACAACGTCAAGGGCAGTCACGTCGAGGAGGCGGTGCTGCACCGCGTGATGGCCGAGAACCCCGAGATCCGGTCCCTGGCGGAGGCCAACCGGCGCTCCGGCGGCGGAGGTTACGAAGACAAGCTCCGGCTCGGTGAGCTGGTCGCGGCCGCCGTACAGGCCCGCGAGGCCGACGACGCCCGCGAGATCGTGCACGCCCTTGAGCCGCGGGCCGCCGCGGTCAGCGACGGCCCGCCCTCCACCGGCTGGCTGGTCAACGCGTCGTTCCTGGTGGACCGGGGCTCGGCAGACGAGTTCCTGGCCGCCGTCGAAGAGGCCCGCAAAGACCTGCCCCACCTCGATCTGCGCGTCAACGGCCCGCTGCCGCCGTACAGCTTCGTCGAGCCCGGCCCCGCCGAGCCCGCGAGCACCACGGCGGGGGCCGACGCGGGAGCGGAGTGA
- a CDS encoding gas vesicle structural protein GvpA, which translates to MTVVPAQTSGGGGGSSGLYDVLELVLDRGLVIDAFVRVSLVGIEILKIDVRVVVASVDTYLRFAEACNRLDLEAGPHRTPGLPDLVGEVTESGARGKAKGALSGAAETVSDAFKQAREEHSDETRPRARKPTSARRREEQE; encoded by the coding sequence ATGACCGTTGTTCCGGCACAGACGTCCGGTGGCGGAGGCGGCAGCAGCGGCCTCTACGACGTACTGGAACTCGTCCTCGACAGGGGGCTGGTGATCGACGCGTTCGTGAGGGTTTCCCTGGTAGGCATCGAGATCCTGAAGATCGACGTGCGTGTCGTCGTCGCCAGCGTGGACACCTACCTGCGCTTCGCGGAGGCGTGCAACCGGCTCGATCTGGAGGCCGGTCCGCACAGGACCCCGGGCCTGCCCGACCTCGTCGGCGAGGTCACCGAGTCCGGTGCGCGCGGCAAGGCCAAGGGCGCGCTGTCCGGCGCCGCGGAGACCGTCTCCGACGCCTTTAAGCAGGCCCGTGAGGAGCACTCGGACGAGACCCGGCCGCGGGCCCGCAAGCCTACGTCGGCGCGCCGGAGGGAGGAGCAGGAGTGA
- a CDS encoding serine hydrolase: protein MTYDIDRIEALLDEGVRDKVYPGAVWAVGDANGIRAQGIAGVLDPDEPDVPMRADTVFDAASLTKILAVWSCIGALWEDGALDLDQPLGTFWPEVSGQPLDAVTTRQLLTHTAGLPLRAQLKNLYGTDKEDIRRGVLHERLHRPPGEAVEYTDRAALILGYLAERLSGQTLDHLATVRIWQPLGMDSTRFGPLPDQIADRCAPTELDRDTDTHLKGTAHDFSARLLGGVCGIAGAFTVLDDLAAFLRYMLDTSTAPQRAGFGPGWTATSLTIQTGTLAPVRGLFWHTAPGTAPVDDVWVHYGFTGTGTWISPRQGRWAALLTNKLYYTRDRQPLADVRNAFRGLAFSPGGSAPM from the coding sequence ATGACGTACGACATCGACCGCATCGAAGCCCTGCTCGACGAAGGCGTCCGCGACAAGGTGTACCCCGGCGCCGTGTGGGCCGTCGGAGACGCCAATGGCATCCGCGCCCAAGGCATCGCTGGTGTCCTCGATCCCGACGAGCCGGACGTGCCGATGCGCGCCGACACTGTGTTCGACGCCGCCAGCCTCACCAAGATCCTCGCCGTCTGGTCATGCATCGGCGCTCTGTGGGAGGACGGCGCCCTCGACCTCGACCAGCCGCTCGGCACCTTCTGGCCGGAGGTCTCCGGCCAGCCCCTCGACGCCGTGACCACCCGTCAGCTGCTGACGCACACGGCTGGCCTTCCCCTGCGTGCCCAGCTGAAGAACCTCTACGGCACCGACAAGGAGGACATCCGCCGAGGCGTGCTGCACGAGCGACTCCACCGGCCACCAGGCGAGGCCGTCGAGTACACCGACCGGGCCGCCCTCATCCTCGGCTACCTCGCCGAACGCCTCTCCGGCCAGACCTTGGACCATCTGGCCACCGTCCGCATCTGGCAACCACTGGGCATGGATAGCACCCGCTTCGGCCCACTGCCCGATCAGATCGCGGATCGCTGTGCCCCGACCGAACTCGACCGGGACACTGACACCCACCTCAAGGGAACCGCCCACGACTTCTCTGCACGCCTCCTGGGTGGCGTCTGCGGCATCGCAGGCGCCTTCACCGTCCTCGACGACCTCGCCGCCTTCCTCCGCTACATGTTGGACACCAGTACCGCACCGCAGCGAGCCGGCTTCGGCCCCGGCTGGACCGCAACGTCACTGACCATCCAGACCGGCACCTTGGCACCCGTGCGTGGCCTGTTCTGGCACACCGCTCCCGGGACCGCCCCAGTCGACGATGTCTGGGTCCACTACGGATTCACCGGAACCGGCACATGGATCTCACCCCGCCAAGGCCGGTGGGCCGCACTGCTGACGAACAAGCTTTACTACACCCGTGACCGGCAGCCCTTGGCCGACGTACGCAACGCCTTCCGTGGTCTGGCCTTTTCGCCAGGTGGATCCGCGCCTATGTGA
- a CDS encoding glycosyltransferase family 4 protein has protein sequence MSSRSATGPLAATFLDLPAGSPGGSVELFLDLYTGDRPLIPARAFMLAPSSPRRPLPTGLDLLPVTGKCLEGPAFGRYVAALRRALATAINPAQIGVLHLQHLVFGAAPALMRALPLHPRIALVHGTDLIFAEAHRDQLQVLRETARAADAIVVPTGAMADHLLKLAPQVDRRKITRIPWGIPDHLLTDPPPRPTRTSSSHLRLLYAGRLTAEKGIEALVKSVAPVPGVELSIAAPRAQFHALAPLLQRAGVRARYLGWLRRPQLWRAFTGHDVLVMPSTTLEAMGLVALEAQACGLPVLYQPVPGLNEALAASGVATDFTHSAALTRDLDRLRTSPGLLPALRQAGYANAARYPLSATARSLTELGRQLA, from the coding sequence GTGAGCTCCCGCTCGGCTACCGGGCCGCTGGCCGCCACCTTCCTGGACCTGCCCGCCGGAAGCCCCGGCGGCAGCGTCGAACTCTTCCTCGACCTCTACACGGGCGACCGCCCCCTCATCCCTGCACGCGCGTTCATGCTGGCCCCGTCGAGTCCCAGACGCCCTCTCCCGACCGGGCTCGACCTGCTGCCCGTGACCGGGAAGTGTCTGGAGGGTCCCGCCTTCGGCCGCTACGTCGCAGCCCTGCGCAGGGCTCTCGCGACTGCAATCAACCCGGCCCAGATCGGCGTACTGCACCTGCAGCACCTCGTCTTCGGTGCCGCTCCGGCCCTGATGCGGGCGCTCCCCCTGCATCCCCGCATCGCCTTGGTCCACGGCACAGACCTGATCTTCGCGGAGGCCCACCGCGACCAGCTCCAAGTTCTGCGCGAGACCGCCAGGGCCGCCGACGCGATCGTCGTTCCGACGGGGGCAATGGCCGACCACCTCCTCAAGCTCGCCCCACAGGTCGACCGGCGAAAGATCACCCGCATTCCCTGGGGCATCCCCGACCACCTGCTCACCGATCCACCGCCTCGCCCCACTCGCACGTCCTCCAGCCACCTACGACTGCTGTACGCAGGACGGCTGACCGCCGAGAAGGGCATCGAGGCCCTGGTCAAGAGTGTGGCCCCGGTGCCAGGCGTCGAGCTGAGCATCGCCGCCCCCAGAGCCCAGTTCCATGCCCTGGCTCCGCTACTGCAACGGGCCGGCGTCAGAGCCCGCTACCTCGGCTGGCTCCGCCGTCCACAGCTGTGGAGAGCGTTCACCGGGCATGACGTACTGGTCATGCCGTCAACCACCCTGGAGGCCATGGGCCTGGTCGCACTGGAGGCTCAAGCCTGTGGTCTGCCTGTCCTCTACCAACCCGTGCCCGGCCTCAACGAAGCCCTCGCTGCCTCTGGCGTTGCCACCGACTTTACCCACTCTGCCGCCCTGACCCGTGACCTCGACCGGCTGCGTACTTCCCCCGGCCTGTTGCCCGCCCTACGGCAGGCGGGCTACGCGAACGCCGCACGCTATCCACTCTCGGCGACCGCGCGATCCCTGACCGAACTCGGCCGCCAACTCGCCTGA
- a CDS encoding deoxycytidine triphosphate deaminase — protein sequence MILTGPAIAAAVQTGEITIEPYDPARISPNAYDWRLGDTLRVCDGDLDAATPTTFIEQPIPATGLVLQPEMLYLGVTLEKTGSETYAQMLNGDRTIGALGIWVHVSAPLGHQGHAIRWTLEIRAARPVRVYPGMTFGKLVFLTAFGAPVSYQQQSAKYASTDGIDISRLYEEIPGGVL from the coding sequence GTGATCCTCACCGGCCCCGCAATCGCCGCCGCCGTCCAGACCGGCGAGATCACCATCGAGCCGTACGACCCCGCCCGGATCTCCCCGAATGCCTACGACTGGCGTCTCGGCGACACACTCCGCGTCTGCGACGGTGACCTCGACGCCGCCACCCCAACCACATTCATCGAGCAGCCCATCCCCGCCACCGGCCTGGTGTTGCAGCCCGAGATGCTCTACCTCGGCGTCACGCTGGAGAAGACCGGTTCGGAGACGTACGCACAGATGCTCAACGGCGACCGAACCATCGGCGCCCTCGGCATCTGGGTCCACGTCTCAGCCCCGCTCGGACACCAGGGCCACGCCATCCGCTGGACCCTGGAAATCCGGGCCGCCCGGCCCGTGCGCGTCTATCCGGGGATGACCTTCGGAAAGCTCGTCTTCCTCACGGCCTTCGGCGCCCCGGTCAGCTACCAGCAGCAATCCGCCAAGTACGCGTCGACAGACGGCATCGACATTTCCCGCCTCTACGAAGAGATTCCCGGAGGTGTCCTGTGA
- the dcd gene encoding dCTP deaminase translates to MILTGPEITAATHDGRLVISPFEPDQVNPNSYNVRLGPTLLTYTAAEIDAHRPNPTHEVEIDQGGYVLQPGELYLGHTVEHVGSDTFVPLLFGRSSVGRLGLFVEITAPIGDIGFHGQWTLMLSPIRPLRVYTGMKIGQIMFFVSTGAIDLYHGKYQAAVGPRPSAYWRDLTKLRTVAS, encoded by the coding sequence ATGATCCTCACCGGGCCCGAGATCACCGCCGCGACCCACGACGGCCGCCTGGTCATCAGCCCCTTCGAGCCGGACCAGGTCAACCCCAACAGCTACAACGTCCGCCTCGGCCCCACGCTGCTGACCTACACCGCCGCTGAGATCGACGCTCACCGCCCCAACCCCACCCACGAGGTCGAGATCGACCAAGGCGGATACGTACTCCAGCCCGGCGAGCTCTACCTCGGCCACACGGTCGAACATGTCGGCTCCGACACCTTCGTGCCGCTGCTGTTCGGCCGCTCCTCCGTCGGCCGACTGGGCCTGTTCGTAGAGATCACCGCCCCGATCGGAGACATCGGCTTTCACGGCCAGTGGACGCTGATGCTCTCCCCGATCCGCCCGTTGCGCGTCTACACGGGCATGAAGATCGGGCAGATCATGTTCTTCGTCTCCACCGGCGCCATCGACCTCTACCACGGCAAGTACCAGGCCGCCGTGGGCCCCCGACCGTCGGCCTACTGGCGCGACCTTACAAAACTTCGGACGGTGGCCTCGTGA